The Methanomassiliicoccales archaeon DNA segment GAACCTCGTGACCCAATCATCAAGAAGAAAACATTTTCGCTGACTTTAAAGCAGTCATGTTCTCATGTAGTCAAAGAAATTAAAATCTTGACAAGTTTCTATGGTGTTTGCGAAGACCAAACAGCGTATATGTTGTATATCATCAGAAAAATTGCGAATATCTCAATTTATCTCTCAGTTTCCAATAAAATTCGGATAACGTGCGCGAATCTGCTTATCAATTTTTTCCTCCTAGATGTTAAATATAAAAAGCGATCATACATTTGGCCTCAAGAGCATGGGGGTGCATACAGCAATGTGTGAGTGGTGTATGAAGCATGGTGCAGGGGGCAAATGGTATTTGAATGCTCGGAATTATTCCAACGAGCTTGCGGAGTCTATGAATCTTCAAGCCTACTTGGAGGAGCAGTGGAGAAATTTCGAGCAGGTGTATATTCGAAAGATCATTGGCATCTCATCAATTGGGCTTGGTTATAAGCTCAGGATGCCGATCATTGGAAGGTCGATCCGTTGGAGTGTTGAGAGGATGATTCATTCCGAAAGTCCGAAACGCAACCCTATAAGGGCTGATGGTCATTTCGGACAGGCGATTCCAATTGAAGAGGCTAAGCTTATAATTATGAATTTGGCGGCTGAACCGATCATAAAGAATTACTGCATGTGCCGTATGATGCAAAAGGGCATAAAGGACGCATGTTGCATAAATTTCGGCCTTTTGTCGAGCGTTATTGAGAAGCTACCCAGATTCATCCCAGAAAACATGAAGGTGCGAATTACACGTGAAGAGGCAGTTAAGGCCCTCGAAGAGCAGAATAAGAAAGGGCGAGTGGCAACAGTCTGGTTCCAACCCGTACCCTACATAAATGCCATATGCTCTTGCGAAGTCCCTCAGTGTGGAGGTCTCCGGCTGAGAATGGACTACGGTCTTCACACAGTCTATAAGGCTGAATATGTTGCGGAAGTCGATCCGGATCTCTGCCAGGCGTGCAAAAACTGTGTGACTCGCTGCCAGTTTGGAGCCATAAGATTCAGCCCTACACTCGATAGAGTCATTATCGAACCGACAAAATGCTTTGGGTGCGGTTTATGTAGGGATGTATGTCGCTACAACGCAATAAAACTTCTTCCGCGGGATGAGGTTCCCGCCGCTAAGGGCATGTATTGAGATATGGAGGGGTTTCATGGGTAAGACAAGAATAGAAATCGATTATTCAAAATGTGGAAATGCAAGCGGCGGGATAGATCCACGTTCATGCAGTAAATGTCTACTCGTATGTGATCCAGCCGTTTTCATCAGGCACCCTGTCATTGGTTTCAAAGAAGATAATCCCTACGACCCTCAGCATTGGCAAATCACTGCAGTCTGGCTAGATCTGTGCACAAGATGCGGCAAATGCGTACAAACGTGCCCGCAAAGAGCCATAACGGTTTCGTGGTGATGCTTGACCTCGCTAGTCAAGAAAAGGATAATTCTGTTGTTCACTCTTTCCAACTATTCCATTCTTCTCAATTTGCATGCCCTGAGAAATACTCAGACTATTGTGGTTCCATTTCTCTATGCAATGATTTTTCAATTAGCCACCATAACCTTCATAAAATGTTTTCTCATAAAAGCATCATTGAAAATAGCGGTGGAGTAATGCTGATGAATGAAGAACTGATCAAAGTTCTTTTGGACAGGGGAAATACATTTGCTGTGATTGGGGCCAGCCGTGATCCTCAGAAGTATGGTTATCAAGTATATAAGGATCTTAAGAATGCTGGTTATAAAGTATTTGCTGTAAATCCTCACGCGGATAAAATTCTAGGCGATAAGTGTTACCCAAGCTTGGAAACATTGCCCGTGAAACCTGATGTCGTCAATACTGTGGTCCCTCCGAAAATAACAGATCATATAGTGGAGACTTGTAAGAAGCTCGGAATTACGAGGGTGTGGATGCAGCCAGGCTCAGAATCTGATAAGGCAATTGAATTTTGCAAAGAAAATGGTATCAGTGTGGTGTATGGCGTTTGCATAATGATCGAGCGAGCAAAACACGGCGTAAGCAGCCAGGAAAATACGAAATCTGAAGGCGAAGATACTCATCAAGAAGGTGACCGATCCGAAAAATAAACCCTATGAGATAGTAGATGCCTTAGAGGTCAGCAATGACAAAATGTTGGTTGTATTAGAGCTCGAAAAGCATTCTACGCAGCGGTTGCTGGGGATGTTGAAAAAACGGACAAGTTTCTGCCTGCGATACGGATCCGAAATTTTGGAATTTATGAAGTATTGTGAAAATAGGAACGGACTTAAGAATTGTGAAATCGTTTGCATCTGGGCATATTCAAAATTTGAATTGTAAATGCATAGATTTGATTTTATGCGAAATGCCCGATACGCGTCTTCATAATAGCGTTCGTTTATTTCAGAAGTCCACATGCCTGCTTTAGGAGCCTGGGATCGCGAGTTTTTCAACCTAGTTCGCAATCGTTGGTCTGGACAATTTTTAAATAACGTAGCTTCGTTACAACCAAAAAGGGACTTTGATGAAAATAAGAACCGCTATTATAGTAATCGCCATAATTACCATTATAACACTTGGGAGCTTTGCGGCAATTTATTTTTCAACTTATAACAGACTTGTGGCCTTGAACGCTGCTGTTGACGAAAAGTGGGCCCAAGTGGAAC contains these protein-coding regions:
- a CDS encoding CoA-binding protein; amino-acid sequence: MNEELIKVLLDRGNTFAVIGASRDPQKYGYQVYKDLKNAGYKVFAVNPHADKILGDKCYPSLETLPVKPDVVNTVVPPKITDHIVETCKKLGITRVWMQPGSESDKAIEFCKENGISVVYGVCIMIERAKHGVSSQENTKSEGEDTHQEGDRSEK
- a CDS encoding 4Fe-4S binding protein, yielding MCEWCMKHGAGGKWYLNARNYSNELAESMNLQAYLEEQWRNFEQVYIRKIIGISSIGLGYKLRMPIIGRSIRWSVERMIHSESPKRNPIRADGHFGQAIPIEEAKLIIMNLAAEPIIKNYCMCRMMQKGIKDACCINFGLLSSVIEKLPRFIPENMKVRITREEAVKALEEQNKKGRVATVWFQPVPYINAICSCEVPQCGGLRLRMDYGLHTVYKAEYVAEVDPDLCQACKNCVTRCQFGAIRFSPTLDRVIIEPTKCFGCGLCRDVCRYNAIKLLPRDEVPAAKGMY
- a CDS encoding 4Fe-4S binding protein, which translates into the protein MGKTRIEIDYSKCGNASGGIDPRSCSKCLLVCDPAVFIRHPVIGFKEDNPYDPQHWQITAVWLDLCTRCGKCVQTCPQRAITVSW